The Hymenobacter sp. DG25A nucleotide sequence ACGTAGCTCCTAACTCGGCTACCTTCGTAGGTGCGCGTCTGGGCAAAGGCCAGAGCAACCAATACGCTGCCGACAACGACAACAAGCTGTTGGAAGCTTATCTGAAGTACGACAAGGAAGTGGGTGTTGGTCGTCTGGAACTACTGGCCGGTCACTCCTACCAGGCTTTCGACTACAAGACTTTCGTATTTGATGACCGTACCGTAACCGGAGAGGTTTTCACTCCTGCTACCATGCCCATCAGCGGTAAGGACTACTATGATCCGGGCTACCGCCTGCTGTCGTTCTACGGCCGTGCCAACTACAACATCAAGGACAAGTACCTGTTCACCGGTACCTTCCGGGCTGACGGTTCTTCGCGCTTTCCAGAAAACAACCGTTGGGGCTACTTCCCTTCCGGTGCCTTCGCCTGGCGCATCAAGGGTGAGGACTTCCTCGCCAGCTCTTCGGCTATTTCTGACCTGAAACTGCGTTTCGGCTACGGCCAGACCGGTCAGCAGGACCTGGGCCAGGGCACCAACTACTCCGGCTTGTATGGCTACCAGGCGCTTTACACGCCTAGCCGCAACACGGCGCAGTATCAGCTGGGCAACCAGTTCATTACTACCAGCCGTGCCGGTTTCTATAACGCAGGCCTGAAGTGGGAAACTACTACTACCTACAACGTAGGTTTGGACTACGGTTTCATGGACAACCGTTTGTCGGGTTCGGTAGACGTTTACAAGCGTGACACCAAAGACCTGCTCAACTTCATTCAGGTAGCTGCCTTGGCCAACCTCTCGAACGAAGGTAACTTCAACGTAGGTAGCCTGACAAACCGCGGTGTAGAAGCCGTACTGAACGTAGACGTAGTACGCGGCGACAAATTCAACTGGTCGTTGAACGCCAACGGTAACTACAATGAGAATGAAATTACCCGCCTCAACAGCGTGGAGGTAGCCAACTCCGTTGGTAACCTTACCGGTGATGCAATTGGTGGTGGTACCGGCAACCAGGTTCAGGTAAACACGGTAGGCTTCCCTGCTCAATCATTCTATGTATACCAGCAGGTATACGGCACGGATGGCAAGCCCCTGGAAGGTGTATATGTAGACCGTAACAACGACGGTATTGTTAACAACCTGGACCGCTACCGTTATAAGTCCTCACGTCCGAAGTGGCTGCTGGGCTTTGGCTCTAACGTGAGCTACGGTAAGGCCAGCCTGGCCTTCACTATGCGCTCCAGCCTTGACAACTATGTGTACAACAACCTGCGGTCCGCTTCCACCTTCACGCAGGGTTCTACCGGCTTCCTGAACAACACTACCCCAGAGGTTCTGGATTCTAAGTTCAGCACGGCGCAGTACTTCTCGGATTACTACATCGAGAATGCTTCTTTCCTGCGCATGGAGAACATTACACTTGGCTATAATGTGGGCAAAATTGCCCAGGACAAGGCGAACATAAATCTCTCGCTGTCTGTTCAGAATGCATTCGTGGTAACGAACTATAAAGGTCTTGACCCGGAGGTATTTAACGGCATCGACAACACTATCTATCCGCGTCCCCGCACGTTCACGCTTGGTCTGAACATCGGCTTCTAAAAAATCCCATCATGAAAAATAAATTTGTACGCAGTATAGGAGTAGCTATGCTACTTGCTGCCTCTCTTTCACCGCTCACGTCGTGCGTGAATGAGCTGGACCAGTCGCCGGACTTCCTGACGAACACGGAAGTTGTTTACCGCGACCCCGCCCAGATTCAGCAGGTACTGGCGCGTCTGTACGCCACACTGGCCGTAAGCGGCCAGGAAGGCCCGGCCGGCCTGCCCGACATTACCGGTATTGATGAAGGCTTCTCCAACTATCTGCGTCAGTACTGGGGTGCCCAGGAATTGACCACGGATGAAGCTATCATTGGCTGGAACGACGGCAACCTTCCCGACTACAACAAGCTGACCTGGAATGCCAACAACGAGTTTGTACGGGCCATTTATGACCGTATCTTCTATCAGATTTCCCTCTGCAACGAGTTCATCCGGCAGACCACGCCGGAAAAGCTGAACGAGCGTGGCATTTCGGAAACCGAGCAGGCGAAGATCAGAACCTACCGCGCCGAGGCCCGCTTCCTGCGTGCCCTCAGCTACTGGCATGGTATCGACATGTTCGGTAACATTCCTTTCGCTGATGAAACTTCGACCGTAGGCAACACGCCTCCGCCGCAGCAGACGCGCCAGTTTGTTTTCGATTACATCGAGAAGGAGCTGAAGGCAATTGACGGCGAGTTGCTGGCTCCCAAAGCGGTATATGCCCGTGCCGATAAGGCGGCTGCCTGGATGCTGCTTTCCAAGCTGTATCTGAATGCCCAGGTATACACCGGCAAAGAGCGCAACAACGATGCGGCTATCTACGCTGCTAAAGTGCTTGACGCTAACACGTATACTCTGGCTCCTAACTATCAGGAGCTTTTCCTGGCTGATAACGACAAAACGGCTGCCCGTGACGAAGTTATTTTCCCGGTAGCGTTTGATGGCCTGCACACCAAAACCTATGGTGGCATGACGTTCCTGGTACATGCGGCAGTAGGTGGTAGCATGAGCCCAGCTGAGTTTGGTATTAATGGTGGCTGGGGCGGTAACCGCACCAAGAAAAACCTGGTGGAGCTGTTCCCCGGTGAGGCTGCAAGCACCGATGAGCGCGCCTTATTTTATACGCCTGGTCAGAAGAAGGAAATCAACGATATCTTCACCTTCACGGATGGCTATGCTGTTACGAAGTATAAGAACGTGACTTCAACCGGCGCTCAGGGTTCCGATACGGAAGGCAATTTCCCCGATACGGACTTCCCCATGTTCCGTCTGGCCGATGATTATCTGATGTATGCGGAAGCTGTTCTGCGTGGTGGTGCTCCCGTGGGTGGCCGTACTGCGCTTGATGCAGTAAACACGGTTCGTGAGCGTGCCGGTGCTACTCCTCTGGCTTCAGTTGACCTGGAGGATATTCTGGACGAGCGTGGTCGTGAGCTGTACTGGGAAGGTCACCGTCGTACGGACTTGATCCGCTTCGGTAAATACACCGGTGGCGAATATGTATGGCCTTTCAAAGGTGGTGTGAAAGAGGGTGCTGCCGTGGAGAATTTCCGTGTGCTGTTCCCAATTCCTACTACTGACCTGATAGCCAACCCCAACCTGAAGCAAAACCCAGGTTATTAATCGGATAATTTTTCTAACTGGGTGTTGAACAAAGCGCAGTTGAGTTGCTGTTCAACACCCAGTTAGAGAAAATTTTTCCCCATCCCACATTCGTTTTAACAATCTGCAAACATGAAAAATTGGCTTACCCAATTAATAGGGGTCTGTGCAGCCGTCTTTCTTTTTTCTTCCTGCGAGAAGGATGAAGTACAAGTAACGGCACAGCCCGGTGATGCTCCTACGCTCACGGCTTCTGTAGCCAGTGTTTCGCTGGTGCAGGAAAATGCCGGCTCGCCTGCGGTAACGTATACCTGGAAACCCGCCACTTATGGTTATGCGGCTGCCCAGACGTATACTATCCAGTTTGACAAAAAGGACAACAAGTTTGCCAAGCCGTATAACTACAATGCTGGCAGCAGCCTGACAAAAACCTTCACAGTAAGCGAAATCAACGCTGCTATGCTGGCGCTTGGTTTAACTCCGGGTACTGATTCGCAGGTGGAGGTACGGGTTGTTTCTAATCTGGCAACAAACGCACCCGTAAACCCTGTGAAGGCCATGATGTCGGCTTCTACTACGCTGGCAGGTTCTCCTTATCTTTCTTTCATTACCTATCCGGCGCTTTATGTGCCAGGTAACCATCAGGGCTGGAGCCCACAAACGGCTCCTCTGTTGGCTTCGCCAGCTGATGACAAGGTTTATGAAGGTTACGTGAACTTCACCGAAGCTGGTGGTTTCAAGTTTACGCCGGCCCGTAACTGGGATAATGACTATGGTAGTGATGGTAGCGCCTTTGGTCTGAAGCCCAAGGGCAGTGACCTGATGATTCCAGATGCCGGGTATTACAGAATCATTGTAAACCTGAATACCAATAGCTATTCCCTGCTCAAGACTTCCTGGGGCATCATTGGATCGGCTACTGCTAACGACTGGAACAGCGATACGCCCATGACCTATGACGCAACCAAAGGTGTATGGACCATTACTACCGCGCTGAAAGCTGGTGAGATGAAATTCCGTACCAACAGCTGGGATGCCGACAAGAACTTCGGTGACAACGAGCCTAATGGCATGCCCGACTATGATGGCAAAAACATCAAAATTGAGACTGCTGGCACCTATACTATTACGCTGGACCTAAGCAAAGGCAAGGGTAACTACAGCTATTCCTTAGCGAAGCAATAATCACTTCGCCTTATACCATATAAAAAGCCCCGCTGCTGAGCAGCGGGGCTTTTTTGTTTTAATTCAGCTATGCAATTAGTCAATCACCACTTTCTGGCTAGTTAGCTGGTCACCTACGCGCAGCTTCACCAGATAAGTGCCTGCACGCAGATCCGAGAGCTTGTACTCCTGCGGACCGGTTTGAGCAGCCGCCGACAGGGTGCGTACGCGCTGGCCCAGCAGGTTCACCACTTCCAGGGCTACATTCTGCCGCCCGCTTACCGTGTAAACAACTTTGGCCTCGCGGGCGGGGTTTGGGTAAACACCAAAGCCGAGGGTGCGGGCTACTGCGGCCCGGTTAGCCGTAATGGTTGCCGTATAGTTAATAACCTGGGTTCCCGGAAGCGTAGTAAAATTGGGATTAGTACCTAGGTTACCTTCATTATTAGTGCCTATTGGAGGGGTTTGAGGGGCAGTATTTCCTGTCACTTCAGGAATAACATCAGAGGAAAAGAAGCCGCCGTCGCCGTTGTTCTGAGCAGCGAATAGCTGTATTACGGCATCATTGGCAATGCCTAAGTCAGCTTTATCCAGTTCTATTTCCAACCCTTCGGTTCCGGTATGAGCAGTGAGCAAGTTGACGTTGAGAAAAGCCATTCTGGTTTTATTCAAATTACCAGTGGTAGCTGCCGGTACTGTTACTACTGTACCTAGGTTAGGCAAGTCTCCAATTACTTGATCTGTGGCTTTGGCATCGGCACCGGTGCCAACTAAACGGGTGTAGTCGATAATACTGCCGGTGGAAGCAGTAGTCCCCCCTTTCACCCCAAAAGCATAGTCAACTTCCATTTCCATTATCGGCTTAGCAGCCTGAAAGGAAGTGCCTGTAATGTTACTAGCGGGTAATGCAGTACCAGAGGCTACACCAACTTTGCCAGGTATATTCAGATAAATCTGAAAAGAGTTACCATTAGTCTCCAGAGCACCGGTAAGGGCAATGTACAATTTAGTACTCGTGGTTTTTGCGTAGAGTGCAGCCAAGCCATGAGGCCCGAAGCCACGCACGGTGCTGGTATACTCTCCAATTTTCGTGTAGTTCTCCGTTGCTAGCACCCGGCCGTCTAATACAACCTGGGCTTGTGCGGTTAGGGCTGAGGAGGCTAAGGCGCCTGCCGCAGCTAGGGTAAGTAATTTTTTCATTGGATTGGGTAAAGGTTTAGTACATGAAAAATGAAAAGGTGGTAATGGAAAATTTAATATTCGGGAAAAGCCAGAGGCAACGTTGCAGGAGCCAGAATCGGTAATGCCAGGACATGAGAAATCAAGGCAGAGAGCTACTGGTCGAAATCTAACAATCCTGGCGCATATGCTTGCAGGCTTTATGATTATGCTTTAGCAACTTATCGAGAAAAAGGTTACAACCTTCCATCATTATGTACAAACGAAACGGAAAGCCCCTCTACTGGAAAATCAGGGTATCTGTACAATCTAATTCAGCTACTGCGGTTATAAATTTTCCGGTCCTGTTATCTTTACCCCTCCTCTACTTCTGCAAACGTCCAAACCTTCCCATATGATCATTATTGCCGACGGCGGCTCTACCAAAACCAACTGGTGCCTGATTGACAATGAAGGCACCAAAATCTATTTCAACACGGAAGGCTACAACCCGTATTTTATTGATACGCCCGGTATTGTAGCCTCTTTGGAGAAGAGCCTGCCCGACACGCTGCCCCGCGCGGAAGTGACGGAAGTATATTATTACGGCGCCGGCTGCTCAGTACCCGAGAAAGTAGAAATTGTAGAACGCGCCATGCGGCAGGTCTTCGCCAGCTCAAAGGTGTATGTGGGCCACGATTTGCTGGCCGCAGCACGGGCCCTGTTGGGCCGTGATATTGGCTTTGCTGCTATTTTGGGTACCGGCACTAACACCTGCCTGTACAATGGCAAAGACGTAGAGCTAAACATTGATTCGCTGGGTTATTTCCTGGGCGATGAAGGCAGCGGCTCGTTCATCGGCAAGCGCCTGCTACGCGACTTCATGCGCGGCTACCTGCCCGATGGTCTGCAGGACGCCTTCAAAGACCAGTATGGCCTGACCAACGAGGAAATCTTTGACCGCCTCTACAACCAGCCCCTGCCCAACCGCTTCCTGGCCTCGTTCAGCAAGTTTGCCTACGACCACAACAACATCAGCTACTGCCGCGAGATTGTGCTGGATGGCTTTGAAACGTTCTTCCGGAACCTGGTAACGCATTACCCCAACTTCCAGAACTACTCCTTCAACTGCGTAGGCTCCGTGGGCTACAACTTCCGGGACGTGCTGGAGCAGGTAGCCAAAAGCCATGGCATGGAAGTGGGCAAAATCATCCGCTCCCCTATCGATGACCTGGTTCACTACCACACCGTACTGACCAAGTAGGGCAGGTAGTTTCCAGAAACATACCATATAAAAAAGGCCGCTCCCCAATGGGAAGCGGCCTTTTTTGTGGGCATCTGCGGGGTAGCTTAGTGCTGCACCTGCAGGCGGGTGGTTACCTGCAGCTCGCCGGCCTGCAGCCGAACCAGGTAAATACCATTGGCCAGGTTTTCTACCGGCAACAGCCGCTCATGGGCTCCGGCTGCCTGCTTGCCCGTGGTGGGCAGCGTACGAACCGTAGCCCCCAGCAGGTTCTGCACCGTTACGCGCACTACCGTAGCCTGGGGCAGCGTGTAGCGCAGCAGCGCTTGCGCATTGGTGGGGTTTGGTACTACTGAATAACCCAGCGCCATAGCGGCCCGCTCATTACGGGTAGCCAGCACCGTACCAGCCGGCTTGGCTACTTTCTTCGACAGGTACACGAAGTACTGGCCGGGAGCCAGCGTAAAGGTGCTATCCGTGTTTTTGATTTTCAGGCTGGTGCCATCCAGGTAGTTGTACCAGGTGCCGGCTTTCTGGAACTTGGGGTTCACCGTCGCCGATTTCACATCGAAGTTGCCCAGCACCGTAACGTTCTGGTCGGAGTTGTTCAGGTGAATGGTTTTTACGGCGCCGCTCACGTCCTGCGTGAAGGCAGTGAAGTTTTCAAACACCGGCTCGTCCTTTTTCAGCTGAATCAGGCTGCGGTACACATCGTATAGGCGACGACGGTTGGCGTTGTCGTAGTAGTCCCACAGGGCTGGCTTGTTGCTGAGCTTGCAGCTCTGGTCTTTCCCGTAGTTTTTAGGATCAGTGCCATCATCACCTGGGTAGGTGCCGTCGGGGCACATAAAGATGCCTTTGTCGTAGCCTACTTCGCCAAACTGCCAGATCATGCGAGGGCCGGGCACAGTAAAGAAGAAGGCGGCCGCCGCTTCCTGACGGGCCAGGGCCGTATTCAGGTTTTTCACGGAGTAAGAGCCGGAGCTGTTACCAAAACGCAGGTTCTTATACATCAGGCGGTCCTCGTCGTGGCTTTCCATGTATGTCACCAGGTTAGGCTCCGTAAACCCGCGCTGCTTGTAATAGCCATAGCTCAGGTCAGATTTACCGCCGTCGTGGTAGCCCATGGTGGCCTCGTTGTAGTTGCCCGTCATCTTGCCCCACAGCATCAAACCAGCTGCCGACAGTGCTTTGGCTTCTTCGTTGGCCACAAAGGTTTCCAGAATGGCGTAAGAGCCGGCGCTGGCAGCCTGCTGCGTGGCATAGTAGTCTTTCCAGATATTCACCCGTGACTGGTCAAAAACCGACTCATAGGTAGCTTCCGTTTTCTGCACTTGGCTAAAGCCGCCGGCCAGATCGTAGCGGTAGCCATCAATGTGATACTCCTGCAGCCAGAATTTGATTACCTCCTTGGAGAAATAGCGGGTATACTCACTTTCATGGTTGAAGTCAGTACCCACGTTATAAGGGTGCGTAGGCGTAGCGTTGAACCAGGGGCTGTTGCTGCTGTACAGCTGCACCATGGGGCTCTGGCCGAAGGAATGGTTCAGTACCATATCCAGCACCACGGCAATGCCGCGCTTGTGGGCTTCGTCCACCAGCTTTTTCAGGTCGTTCTTCGTGCCGTAGTACTTGTCCGGGGCAAAGAAGAATGATGGGTTATAGCCCCAGCTTTCGTTGCCTTCAAACTCATTTACCGGCAGCAGCTCCAGCACGTTCACGCCCAGGCGCTTGAGATAGTCCAGGGAATCGGTTACCGTTTTGTAATCATGGCGGGCTACAAAATCGCGCACCAACAGTTCATACACCACCATGTCCGTTTTCTTGGGGCGGGCAAAGTTGGTTACCTGCCAGGCGTAAGCCGTCTGGTTGGTCTGCAGTACCGATACGATACCGGTGGTTTTGCCCGTGGGATAGGCCTTCAGATTGGGGTACGTAACGGCCGGAATGTACTGGTCGTTGTTGGGGTCCAGCACTTTTTCAGTGTAGGGGTCGGCTATGCGCAGGCCATCTACCAGATACTGATAGGCATATTCCTGCCCGGCAGTGAGGCCGTCAATCTTCACCCACCAGCGCGTGTTCATGTCGTCGGTGGCGCTGGTCTTGCTCATCTGGTACTTGGTGTCCGGCAGCCAGTTGTTGAAGTCACCGAGCACGTAGGCATTGGTCTTGTTGGGAGCCGTCAAACTCAGGATAACGGAAGTACCTCCATTTAAATAGGTTACCCCATCTTTTTTGGCGCCGGCCGGCAGCGCGGCCACGGTAGTAGCCGGGCTTACAAACACAGTTACTTCGTCTGTGGCCGTAGTGCCACCGTTGGTAGCCGTCAGCTTCAGCACATTGCTGCCTTCCTGGGTCAGGGTTACATCCTTGGTCAGGATGGTAGCGCTGGTTTTCTGATCTACTTGGGTCCCATTCAGGGTAAGCGTGAGCGTAGAAGCGGCCGAGGCCGTGCCCGATACGCTTACACTGGCGTTTTTATTGATGAACACGCCCGTGGTGGGGCTGGTGATGCGCACAGACAGCGCAGACGTTTGCGCCACATCCACAAAAATATCCTTACCGCCCGTATCACGGCCCGATTTGGTGCCGTCGGTGCTGCGGAACAGCATGGCCAGCTTCAGCATTTTCTCGGCCGTTGGCACCCCATAGAAGGTACGCGGCGTGAAGGTGATGGTATACAAGTCGGGGTTAGTGGCGCTACGCGTCATTTTCTCCTTTGTAATGGGCGGCGTCCATGCCTTACCAATCACATATTTCCAGTCGGAGGTGCTGGTGCTTTTATCGGTTATAACACCCGTCCAGGCATATACATCTCCGGTAAAGCCTTTCAGGCCGGCGTCACCTTTGGTGGCATCAAACGTCAGCGTGACCTGATCATCGGCCGTGAAGAAGGGAGACTGCGCAGTAACTACCTGAGCCTGCACTACAGGCACCGTAGCCAGGCTGACCAGCCAGAGCATAAGAAGTCGAAGTGATTTCATTAAACAGAAGTTGAGTGGAAAAACAGAAGAAGATTTCGCGAAGCAGACGAAAACAGCGAAAATTCGTCGTAAACGCAGGGTTCTGAATCTTAAAGATACCACGGCTGAGCCCGGCGACCAAAGGACAGAGGCGGTTTTATTGTAGTTTTGGGAGATGCCTGTACCCTGTAGTGCCGGCAAAATGAGGTGTTATGGCGTGGTGCACGCGTGCTTTTGGTATATGCCTGCTGCTGCTTTCGGCTTTGTGCACCACCGCGCAGGTGCCGCTGGCTACCCCCGATACGCTAAAGCCTGTTTCATCTAAAAGGTTGCCCATTTTGCTGGGCGCGGGCACGGCGGCCTACGCCGGCACGCTCTACCTGCTCAGCGAAGGCTGGTACACCGGGCCCCGCACCAGCCTGCACTGGTTCAATGATTTACCGGAGTGGAAGCAGATGGACAAAGCCGGCCACTTCTGGGGTGCCTTTCACGAAAGCCGTGGAGCCGTAGACATGCTGCAGTGGTCTGGCGTGCCGGCCAAAAAAGCCATCTGGTACGGCAGCATGGTGGGCTTTCTGCTGCAAAGCCCCATTGAGTTGCTGGATGGCCGCGACCCGCAATACGGCGCTTCCGCTACCGACTTAGCGGCCAATTTTCTGGGCACGGCGGGGGTGCTGGCCCAGCAGCTGGCCTGGCAGGAGGTGCGCCTCATGCCCAAGTACTCCTTTCATACCACCCGCTACGCCGGCCTGCGCCCCAATGTACTGGGCCACAGCCTGGCCGAAAAGCACCTGAAAGACTACAACGGCCAAACCTACTGGCTGTGCGCCGATATCAGAGCCTGGCTGCCCGCCACCAGCCGCTGGCCGCGCTGGCTGCAGCCCGCTCTGGGCTACGGCGCCCAGCAAATGGTGTACAACGATGCGGATGCCAACGCCGCCCTGGGCCTGCACCCCTACCGCCAGTACTACCTCTCCCTGGATGTTGATTTGCGTCGTATTCCCACGCGCAGCAAGCTCCTGCGCCGGGTATTCTACGTGGCCAGTATTTTTCATCTCCCCGCCCCCGCTTTGGAGTATAACAAGCGGCACGGTATGGTACTGCACGGGCTGTACTGGTAGCCGTGCCCGTTTAAAAGGAGCGTTGCTGATGCCCGGCTCAACCGCGGGCGTTTTTTGCGCGTTACCTTTGTTGTACCTATTGCATCTGATTTTTTTCTTTTTTGATATGAACGTAGGAGACAGAGTCCGCCTACTGACCGGCCGTGAAGAGGGCATTATTACCCGCATCCTCGACAACGACCTGGTAGAAGTAGCTATTGATAACGATTTTACCATTCCCGTACTGCGCCGCGAGGTGGTAGTGGTGGCCGCCGAAGAAAACAAAGCTTTCGACCGCACCGCTCCTGTTCTCAAACCCGGCCAGATGGGAAAAGGCACCAAGCCAGCGGCCGCCCGGCCGGCCAGCGCGCCCGCTACGGCCCCGGCCAGCAATGGAACCGAGCAGCCTGCTACGCCCAAGGCTCCGGCCCCGCTGCCCGCTGCTCAGAAAGGACTTTACCTGGCGCTTACGCACCAGGCCCCGGAGTTGCTTTCAGTTCAGCTGCTGAATAATACGGAGGCCGATGTGCTGTTCACCTGCGGCGAGGAGCGCCCTGACCGCCCCTACCGCGGGCTGGTGGCCGACAAGCTGGGCCCCAAGCAGGCCAGCAAGCCATTGGCGCACCTGCACCTGAAGGATTTTGAACAGTGGCCCGCCTATGTGCTGCAGGTGCTGCCGCATCAGGTAAACGGCGCTTCGGCGTTTGAGCTACTCACCAAGCGCGTGGCCTTCAAGGCGGCTACGTTCTACAAGAGCCGACAGCAGGCCCCACTGCTCCAGCGCGAAGCCTACCTGTTTCAGCTGGATGAAAAACCTGCCGCAGCCCTGGCCCTGCCGCCCGAAAAGCTG carries:
- a CDS encoding Smr/MutS family protein, which produces MNVGDRVRLLTGREEGIITRILDNDLVEVAIDNDFTIPVLRREVVVVAAEENKAFDRTAPVLKPGQMGKGTKPAAARPASAPATAPASNGTEQPATPKAPAPLPAAQKGLYLALTHQAPELLSVQLLNNTEADVLFTCGEERPDRPYRGLVADKLGPKQASKPLAHLHLKDFEQWPAYVLQVLPHQVNGASAFELLTKRVAFKAATFYKSRQQAPLLQREAYLFQLDEKPAAALALPPEKLAEALKQQLSGDAPAKPAAVAPIPEPAKSLVAPPHELDLHIEALRPEGAEGLSNTAMLKLQLDAFEDALSRALATNMHEIVFIHGAGNGTLRKEIHKLLSRNRDIKFFEDARKEKFGYGATLVRLK